From Acidithiobacillus sp., the proteins below share one genomic window:
- the bioA gene encoding adenosylmethionine--8-amino-7-oxononanoate transaminase, with protein sequence MTEADVLREWDRRYFWHPFTQMQCYGDDDPWIIERAEGNYVYDTEGHRCLDAIASLWCNIHGHRHPRLDAALVEQIGKVAHSTALGASHPPAIRLARALVEITPASLQHCFFSEDGSEAVEVAIKMAAQYWCNLGRPEKRLFLTLDNAYHGDTVGAVSVGGFPLFHEVYGRLLFPTLRLPSPYALQWEDCAGDPERATAAWLAALESTLQDQGGEIAALILEGGVQGAAGILPFPPGILAGAQRLCRAYEVLLIIDEVATGFGRSGKLFSCEWESVQPDLLALGKGLSGGYLPVAATLAAEHIYAAFLAPFGEARQFYYGHTYTANPLACAVALENLALFAEGGVLAALPGKIAQLRVGLQRFHGQPWAGEVRQFGLMAAISLRDPRTNAAYPYGDRVEYAVCRRAREMGVYSRPLGDLLTIIPPLSVTAAEIDTILNVLYDAMAEGRS encoded by the coding sequence ATGACGGAAGCTGACGTGTTGCGGGAATGGGATCGCCGTTATTTCTGGCATCCCTTCACCCAGATGCAGTGTTATGGCGACGATGATCCGTGGATCATCGAGCGTGCAGAAGGCAATTACGTGTACGATACCGAAGGCCATCGTTGTCTGGACGCCATTGCCAGCCTATGGTGCAATATCCACGGCCATCGCCATCCCCGACTGGACGCCGCTCTCGTCGAGCAGATTGGTAAAGTCGCGCACAGCACGGCGCTTGGCGCGAGCCATCCTCCGGCTATTCGCCTCGCCAGGGCACTGGTAGAAATTACTCCGGCCTCCCTGCAACACTGTTTTTTTTCGGAGGATGGGTCGGAAGCAGTGGAGGTGGCCATCAAAATGGCGGCCCAGTACTGGTGTAATCTGGGTCGTCCCGAAAAACGCCTCTTCCTGACTCTGGACAATGCTTATCATGGTGACACCGTGGGCGCTGTTTCGGTGGGCGGCTTCCCCTTGTTTCATGAGGTATATGGCCGTCTCCTCTTCCCGACTTTGCGCTTACCGAGCCCCTATGCATTGCAATGGGAAGACTGCGCGGGAGATCCGGAGCGGGCAACGGCCGCATGGCTGGCGGCGCTGGAATCGACGCTCCAGGATCAGGGCGGCGAGATTGCGGCCTTGATCCTAGAGGGCGGGGTGCAAGGTGCCGCAGGCATATTGCCTTTCCCTCCCGGCATTCTGGCGGGTGCGCAACGTCTGTGCCGGGCCTACGAGGTCTTGCTGATCATTGATGAGGTTGCGACCGGCTTTGGCCGCAGCGGCAAGCTTTTTTCTTGTGAGTGGGAGTCTGTCCAACCAGATTTGCTGGCCTTGGGTAAGGGGCTGAGCGGTGGTTACCTGCCGGTAGCTGCGACCCTCGCCGCAGAACACATATATGCTGCCTTCCTTGCACCTTTCGGGGAAGCGCGGCAGTTTTACTATGGGCATACCTACACCGCCAATCCTCTGGCCTGTGCGGTAGCGCTGGAGAACCTGGCCCTCTTTGCGGAAGGCGGTGTGTTGGCGGCTTTGCCCGGTAAAATCGCCCAGTTGCGGGTCGGGTTACAGCGTTTTCATGGCCAGCCGTGGGCAGGAGAGGTCCGCCAGTTCGGTTTGATGGCCGCCATTTCCTTGCGCGACCCGAGGACGAATGCCGCCTATCCCTACGGAGATCGCGTCGAATACGCCGTGTGCCGGCGGGCACGGGAAATGGGTGTTTACAGCCGCCCTCTCGGCGATCTCCTCACCATAATCCCCCCGCTGTCGGTGACAGCAGCGGAAATAGACACTATCCTCAACGTATTATATGACGCTATGGCGGAAGGACGATCTTGA
- the ispG gene encoding flavodoxin-dependent (E)-4-hydroxy-3-methylbut-2-enyl-diphosphate synthase — protein MHHESPIRRRKTRQIHVGKVAIGGDAPISVQSMTNTETRDVAATVAQIRRLEAVGADIVRVSVPSMDAAEAFKAIRSQVETPLVADIHFDHRIALQVMADGVDGLRINPGNIGSLDKTRLVVEMARDKGIPIRIGVNAGSLEKDIQEKYGEPTPEALVESALRHVSILDELNFHDVKISVKASDVFLAVNAYRLLSEKVDYPLHLGITEAGGLRSGTVKSAIGLGLLLRDGIGDTIRISLAADPVEEIRVGFDILKSLHLRQKGINLIACPSCSRQEFDVITTINALEARLEDILEPMDVSVIGCVVNGIGEAKEADIGLAGGDKRSILYYRGKQVDRVENNDIVDVLEKRIRAEIAERQAARHDA, from the coding sequence ATGCACCATGAATCTCCCATTCGGCGTCGTAAGACCCGGCAAATTCACGTTGGCAAGGTAGCGATTGGCGGCGATGCACCGATCAGCGTGCAAAGCATGACCAATACGGAGACCCGCGACGTCGCAGCCACGGTTGCGCAAATCCGGCGCCTGGAGGCAGTAGGTGCCGATATCGTCCGGGTGTCGGTACCGAGCATGGATGCTGCTGAGGCCTTCAAAGCCATCCGCAGCCAGGTGGAAACCCCTCTGGTTGCCGACATCCATTTCGATCACCGCATAGCTTTGCAGGTGATGGCAGATGGCGTCGATGGCCTGCGCATCAACCCCGGAAATATCGGCTCTCTGGACAAAACCCGGCTGGTGGTGGAAATGGCCAGGGACAAGGGCATCCCTATCCGTATCGGTGTCAACGCCGGGTCGCTGGAAAAGGATATTCAGGAGAAGTACGGGGAGCCGACGCCGGAAGCACTGGTGGAGTCTGCCTTGCGCCATGTCAGCATTCTCGACGAGTTAAATTTTCACGACGTGAAGATCAGCGTTAAGGCCTCCGATGTTTTTCTCGCTGTAAACGCATACCGGCTACTCTCGGAAAAGGTGGACTACCCGCTGCACCTAGGGATTACCGAAGCAGGCGGTCTGCGCTCCGGCACCGTCAAATCCGCCATCGGGCTGGGCCTGCTCCTGCGGGACGGGATCGGCGATACCATCCGGATTTCCCTCGCGGCGGATCCTGTCGAGGAAATTCGTGTCGGCTTCGATATTCTGAAAAGTCTGCACTTGCGCCAGAAAGGCATTAATCTGATCGCCTGTCCGTCCTGTTCCCGTCAGGAGTTTGACGTAATCACCACCATCAACGCCCTGGAAGCGCGTCTGGAAGACATACTCGAACCCATGGATGTCTCGGTGATCGGCTGCGTAGTCAACGGCATTGGCGAGGCGAAAGAGGCCGATATCGGCCTGGCCGGTGGTGATAAACGCAGCATCCTCTACTATCGCGGCAAGCAGGTCGACCGGGTGGAGAACAACGACATCGTCGATGTGCTGGAAAAGCGCATTCGCGCGGAAATCGCCGAGCGGCAGGCAGCGCGACATGATGCCTGA
- a CDS encoding CBS domain-containing protein, with the protein MKTAEDIMTREVVTVLADDPVDTVGDVLLSSGHHSLPVINGDGHLIGMIGERDLIDAHRKVHLPTMLTILDGLIPLGGMHEYEEELRKVTAVTASQLANPHLITAAPDEDTDAVAEKLLRKDVHAVPVIDSQGQLLGIVSRSDILQHLLKP; encoded by the coding sequence ATGAAAACGGCCGAAGATATCATGACCCGCGAGGTCGTTACGGTGCTGGCTGACGACCCAGTCGACACCGTGGGGGATGTGCTCCTGAGTTCCGGCCATCATAGCCTGCCGGTGATAAATGGTGACGGTCATCTGATCGGGATGATCGGTGAACGGGATCTGATTGACGCCCACCGCAAGGTGCATCTGCCGACCATGCTCACTATTCTTGATGGTCTGATTCCTCTGGGTGGTATGCATGAATACGAAGAAGAACTGCGCAAAGTCACGGCGGTGACGGCCAGTCAGTTAGCCAACCCACACCTCATTACCGCAGCCCCCGATGAAGATACGGACGCGGTCGCCGAGAAACTCCTGCGGAAAGACGTGCATGCGGTGCCGGTGATCGACAGCCAGGGCCAGCTCTTGGGTATCGTCAGCCGTTCGGACATTCTCCAGCATCTGCTGAAGCCCTGA
- the tsaE gene encoding tRNA (adenosine(37)-N6)-threonylcarbamoyltransferase complex ATPase subunit type 1 TsaE translates to MHWDFADTEACRDWGRQFAQSIHVPLVIYLEGDLGVGKTTLAQAILKALGVTENIKSPTYTLMESYPTRIGPALHLDLYRLQEPEELEFIGIRDYLTEPALWLVEWPERGAGFLPAADLSLTLRILDNGSHRLEWPGYPPHVQDWTSSMTPASTRKICHGE, encoded by the coding sequence ATGCACTGGGATTTCGCAGATACTGAAGCCTGCCGGGACTGGGGCCGACAGTTTGCCCAGAGCATCCATGTCCCTTTGGTTATTTATCTCGAAGGTGACCTGGGGGTCGGTAAAACCACTTTGGCGCAGGCGATCTTAAAGGCTCTCGGCGTTACCGAGAACATTAAAAGCCCGACCTATACCTTGATGGAATCGTATCCGACCCGCATCGGACCCGCTCTACATCTTGATTTGTATCGTCTGCAAGAGCCGGAGGAGCTGGAATTTATCGGTATTCGCGATTACCTGACAGAACCGGCCTTGTGGCTCGTGGAGTGGCCCGAGCGGGGTGCGGGTTTCCTGCCTGCGGCCGATTTGTCACTCACCCTCCGTATTCTGGACAACGGCAGTCACCGTCTGGAGTGGCCGGGGTATCCGCCCCATGTTCAGGACTGGACCTCTTCCATGACGCCCGCATCCACTCGGAAAATCTGCCATGGCGAATGA
- the rlmN gene encoding 23S rRNA (adenine(2503)-C(2))-methyltransferase RlmN, translating to MMGDSSVVAPAERPHLLGLDRQSLAELLRTWGESPFRANQILQWLHTRQVTDFAAMTNISKALRARLAAETRIDAPEIIADQLAADRTRKWLLALPDGNAIETVFIPEDDRGTLCISSQVGCSLACSFCATGAQGLSRNLETHEIIAQVRVARRLLGLDAITNIVFMGMGEPLLNLRQVLPALNLLRDDYAYGLGARRITVSTAGVVPGMDRLGAESPVNLAISLHASRDDIRDVLVPVNRHYPLAELLAACRRYPLPPRRRITFEYVMLDGINDADTHARELLRLLRDIPAMVNLIPFNPFPGSGYKRSPQARIDAFRNIILRGDVMTVTRRPRGDDIAAACGQLAGQVHDGRRSVPLALHS from the coding sequence ATGATGGGCGATTCTTCGGTAGTTGCTCCGGCCGAACGGCCACATCTGCTGGGACTGGATCGCCAGTCCCTCGCTGAATTGCTGCGTACCTGGGGAGAGTCCCCCTTTCGTGCCAACCAGATTTTGCAATGGCTGCATACCCGTCAGGTAACGGATTTCGCGGCCATGACCAACATCAGTAAAGCCCTCCGCGCGCGTCTCGCCGCAGAAACCCGCATCGACGCGCCGGAAATTATCGCTGACCAACTGGCGGCAGACCGCACGCGTAAATGGCTGCTCGCGCTGCCCGATGGCAATGCCATAGAAACGGTTTTTATTCCTGAAGATGATCGTGGCACGCTGTGTATTTCTTCTCAGGTGGGCTGTTCGCTGGCTTGCAGTTTCTGTGCCACCGGCGCGCAAGGGCTGAGCCGTAACCTGGAAACCCACGAAATCATTGCGCAGGTGCGCGTGGCGCGCCGCTTGTTGGGCCTGGATGCTATCACCAATATCGTCTTCATGGGTATGGGCGAACCGCTGCTCAATTTACGCCAGGTGTTACCGGCGCTGAATTTGTTGCGCGATGATTACGCTTACGGCCTTGGCGCGCGACGTATTACGGTCAGCACGGCAGGTGTGGTGCCCGGCATGGATCGGCTAGGTGCGGAAAGCCCAGTCAATCTGGCCATCAGTTTGCATGCCAGCCGCGACGATATCCGCGATGTTCTCGTGCCAGTAAACCGCCACTATCCGCTGGCGGAGTTGCTCGCTGCCTGTCGCCGCTATCCCTTGCCGCCCCGACGCCGCATCACCTTCGAATATGTGATGCTGGATGGTATCAATGATGCCGATACCCATGCCAGGGAACTCCTCCGCTTACTGCGAGATATCCCTGCCATGGTAAATTTAATCCCCTTTAATCCTTTTCCCGGTTCGGGTTATAAACGATCACCACAAGCGCGTATCGATGCTTTCCGCAACATTATCCTGCGGGGCGACGTGATGACGGTTACGCGCCGGCCCCGTGGCGATGACATCGCCGCCGCCTGCGGCCAATTGGCTGGACAGGTACACGACGGTCGGCGCAGTGTTCCCTTGGCGCTGCATTCATGA
- the pilW gene encoding type IV pilus biogenesis/stability protein PilW produces MRTLLGLAIGALLLSGCGLFGEKGAELTPDQQMAAYIAHEHKANVSSSGFKPAATNTDKAKAGIYTALGAAYLQDGHPRQAIRELQLAISDNGNYADAYNVMGLAYAQLQQNELARAAFRKALSIDSKNPEYLNNYGAFLVKSGSYAEALVDLKRATADPLYSTPQFAWTNLAQAYAGLNDLSAARDALNRALYLVPNYPPALQMLAELDFKDGKADAAFAHLQVVLAQEPDNANALLLAGQVAAQQGRTTQAQSFWQRCVTASPYSAAGKRAQQLLLQNG; encoded by the coding sequence ATGAGAACGCTTTTGGGATTGGCTATTGGCGCCCTGCTGCTGAGTGGGTGCGGGCTCTTTGGCGAAAAAGGGGCGGAGCTGACACCTGACCAGCAAATGGCCGCGTATATTGCGCACGAGCACAAGGCCAATGTCTCCTCTTCAGGCTTCAAGCCGGCCGCCACTAACACCGATAAGGCCAAGGCGGGCATCTATACCGCTCTTGGTGCGGCTTATTTGCAGGATGGCCATCCCCGGCAGGCGATCCGCGAATTGCAGTTGGCGATCTCCGATAACGGCAATTATGCTGACGCATATAATGTCATGGGATTGGCGTATGCGCAGTTGCAGCAGAATGAATTAGCACGCGCTGCCTTCCGCAAGGCACTCTCTATAGATTCAAAAAATCCCGAGTACCTCAATAATTATGGTGCTTTTCTCGTCAAGTCCGGTAGTTATGCGGAAGCACTCGTCGACTTGAAACGGGCCACGGCTGATCCTTTGTATAGTACGCCGCAGTTTGCCTGGACCAACCTCGCACAGGCTTACGCAGGGCTCAATGACTTGTCGGCGGCACGCGATGCCCTGAACCGTGCACTTTATCTGGTACCCAACTATCCGCCCGCTTTGCAAATGCTCGCCGAGCTGGATTTTAAGGATGGTAAAGCAGATGCTGCTTTCGCGCACTTGCAGGTGGTCCTGGCACAAGAACCCGATAACGCCAATGCACTTTTGCTGGCGGGGCAAGTCGCCGCCCAACAGGGGCGAACAACGCAGGCCCAGTCTTTTTGGCAGCGTTGCGTGACGGCTTCGCCCTATTCCGCAGCGGGTAAGCGAGCGCAGCAATTATTGCTGCAAAACGGTTGA
- the miaA gene encoding tRNA (adenosine(37)-N6)-dimethylallyltransferase MiaA: protein MIPAIFLMGPTASGKTELALSLADALPVEIISVDSLLVYRHFDIGSAKPSLALRRQYPHALVDIREPDEPYSAGLFHEDALRRITLARERGRIPLLVGGTGLYFRALERGIDALPPADPTLRQSLMAAAETAGWPALHQRLATLDPETAAGIAPHDRQRIQRALEIILGSGQAISGSRGWRGAFPGPLCKIILRPPRSWLHQRITQRFDIMLNAGFLDEIADLRARHYAPELPAMRAVGYRQYFAWHDGLCSAAEAYQAALAATRQLAKRQDTWFKRESAHYYLDPSSDDASSLLLQMVTRSGQQDSAQS, encoded by the coding sequence ATGATTCCCGCCATTTTTCTGATGGGTCCGACCGCCAGCGGCAAAACCGAGTTGGCCCTGAGTCTTGCGGATGCGCTGCCCGTGGAGATTATCAGTGTTGATTCGTTACTGGTATATCGTCATTTCGATATCGGCAGTGCCAAACCCAGCCTCGCCCTGCGCCGGCAATATCCCCACGCGCTGGTCGATATCCGGGAGCCCGACGAGCCTTATTCGGCGGGCCTGTTTCACGAAGATGCCCTGCGCCGCATTACACTGGCTCGGGAGCGCGGTCGCATCCCGCTGCTGGTCGGTGGCACAGGCCTATATTTTCGCGCGCTGGAGCGCGGCATTGATGCGCTACCCCCCGCCGATCCCACCTTGCGCCAGAGTCTGATGGCGGCAGCAGAGACGGCGGGATGGCCCGCACTACACCAGCGCCTCGCGACCCTGGATCCGGAAACCGCTGCGGGTATCGCCCCCCATGACCGGCAACGCATTCAACGCGCCTTGGAAATCATCCTCGGTTCAGGGCAAGCGATCAGCGGGTCGCGCGGCTGGCGGGGTGCGTTCCCCGGCCCGCTCTGCAAAATCATCCTGCGTCCGCCAAGAAGCTGGCTGCATCAGCGTATCACACAGCGCTTTGACATCATGCTGAACGCAGGATTTCTGGACGAAATTGCCGACCTGCGCGCGCGTCACTACGCGCCGGAGTTACCCGCCATGCGCGCCGTGGGTTACCGCCAATATTTCGCCTGGCATGACGGCCTCTGCAGCGCCGCAGAAGCTTACCAGGCGGCACTGGCGGCGACCCGCCAACTGGCCAAGCGCCAGGATACATGGTTTAAGAGGGAATCGGCGCATTATTATCTCGATCCATCCAGCGACGACGCATCCTCTCTGCTGTTGCAGATGGTCACCCGATCCGGGCAGCAGGATTCTGCGCAGTCCTGA
- a CDS encoding RodZ domain-containing protein: MEPTIESGIYQDLRVAREGHGWSLRQVAERLHITEAQVKGLEEGDYTALPGAAFARGFLKNYARLLDLNPEPLLKTYDASNEGSGLHPSKNVLPSNEGPLLDYSRRMLFFSVWIVIAVIVAAWWFWSQQQAQSLPSTKASPAVEMQPTASATVAPSASSVALVPNTVARNQTVALSQSAAPVAATQSVALATNHGLAFQFSADCWVQVKDSSGKTLLAVLGRRGDILRVDSGTPPYHVLVGKASAVVISYNNKPVPLPSNALDVARLQIGSAPAFSAPVGGAHVIADTHSAASSPAQPVASAVSSPVAVSSTAAVSSEVFHAP, from the coding sequence ATGGAACCAACAATAGAAAGCGGGATTTATCAGGACTTACGGGTGGCGCGGGAGGGACATGGCTGGAGCCTTCGCCAAGTCGCCGAGCGATTGCATATCACTGAGGCACAGGTGAAAGGTTTGGAAGAAGGAGACTACACCGCGCTGCCCGGCGCGGCCTTCGCACGTGGTTTTCTGAAGAATTATGCGCGTCTGCTGGACCTGAATCCGGAACCTCTTCTGAAGACCTATGACGCCTCCAATGAGGGTTCAGGGCTACACCCATCGAAAAACGTGCTGCCCAGCAATGAAGGCCCGTTGCTGGATTATAGTCGACGCATGTTGTTTTTTTCCGTGTGGATTGTGATAGCCGTTATTGTGGCAGCCTGGTGGTTCTGGAGTCAGCAGCAGGCGCAGAGCTTGCCTAGCACGAAAGCATCGCCGGCGGTGGAGATGCAACCGACGGCTTCGGCGACGGTTGCGCCCAGCGCATCATCCGTCGCCTTGGTGCCGAATACCGTGGCTCGGAACCAGACGGTAGCGCTCAGCCAGTCCGCTGCGCCAGTCGCAGCAACCCAATCTGTAGCCCTAGCGACGAATCATGGGCTGGCGTTTCAGTTCAGCGCGGACTGTTGGGTGCAGGTCAAGGACTCCTCCGGGAAAACCTTGTTGGCTGTCCTGGGACGTCGTGGCGATATCTTGCGTGTTGATTCCGGCACTCCGCCATATCACGTCCTGGTAGGAAAAGCCAGCGCTGTTGTCATCAGTTATAACAATAAGCCGGTGCCATTGCCATCCAATGCGCTGGATGTGGCCAGATTGCAGATCGGTAGCGCACCAGCCTTCAGTGCTCCTGTCGGGGGCGCGCACGTTATAGCCGATACCCACAGTGCGGCGTCATCCCCCGCACAACCAGTAGCCAGTGCGGTTTCATCACCCGTTGCGGTATCCAGTACCGCAGCCGTTTCCAGCGAGGTTTTCCATGCACCATGA
- the mutL gene encoding DNA mismatch repair endonuclease MutL: MANEQVPRVHRLDRTLANQIAAGEVVERPASILKELLENSLDAGATRITIHLEGGGMDLLSVEDDGVGILAEDLPLALERHATSKVATWEDLQAIHTMGFRGEALPAIASVARLEILSRARSQNHAARLLVIGGAASATEPSARAPGTTVRVADLFFNVPARRKFLRSPAAELSRNQKVLRQIALANFPVAFQLTQNGRSLVQFPAATDAESRAARVATVLGEGFLSNALYIEQEGQGLSLSGWLGLPTYNRARGDEQYFFVNGRPVRDPVINHALRAAYHDVLFQDRHPLYVLYLTLPPERVDVNVHPAKAEVRFRDSREIHDFLFHTLRRVIAEQGGEHPHVTIPVQPLSRPSPPVQSSAPATYPTQRPLSAVWDGAGAYWERLVANATSPVPTAEVQVAGFEELAPNYPLGQAVAQIHARFILAQNSEGLILVDQHAAHERILYEKMKNASQQHDKQSFIIPEYVHLTAAQMARFDERQTDLQAVGLEISVAGPGTLAIHAAPKAVAATTYGQIVSELLAEEPVWAEGDGDAVLANMACRAAIKTSRRLNLEEMNSLLRQLETTPRFGQCNHGRPTVVHFSLADLDRLFLRGR; encoded by the coding sequence ATGGCGAATGAGCAGGTGCCCCGCGTTCATCGTTTGGACCGCACCCTCGCCAACCAGATTGCCGCTGGCGAGGTGGTGGAACGCCCTGCCTCTATTCTGAAAGAACTTCTGGAAAACAGCCTGGATGCCGGAGCGACGCGGATTACCATCCATCTGGAGGGTGGTGGGATGGATTTGCTCAGCGTGGAAGATGACGGTGTTGGCATCCTGGCTGAGGATCTGCCCCTGGCCCTGGAGCGCCACGCGACCAGTAAAGTGGCTACTTGGGAGGATCTGCAGGCGATTCATACCATGGGCTTCCGTGGCGAAGCCCTGCCCGCCATTGCTTCGGTTGCGCGCCTGGAAATACTTTCGCGCGCGCGCAGCCAGAATCATGCCGCCCGTCTGCTGGTGATAGGCGGTGCCGCTAGCGCGACCGAGCCATCTGCCAGGGCACCGGGCACTACGGTCCGTGTGGCCGATTTGTTTTTTAACGTGCCAGCACGACGTAAGTTTTTGCGTAGCCCGGCGGCCGAGTTGTCGCGCAATCAAAAGGTGCTGCGCCAGATTGCTTTGGCCAACTTCCCGGTGGCGTTTCAGCTCACCCAGAATGGTCGTTCTCTTGTGCAATTTCCTGCGGCAACGGATGCCGAAAGTCGGGCGGCGCGCGTGGCCACTGTATTGGGGGAAGGTTTTTTGTCTAATGCGCTGTATATCGAACAGGAGGGTCAGGGCTTGTCTCTCAGCGGCTGGCTGGGCCTGCCCACCTACAACCGCGCCCGTGGTGACGAGCAGTATTTTTTCGTCAATGGGCGGCCAGTTCGTGATCCGGTGATTAACCATGCTCTGCGCGCTGCCTATCATGACGTGCTGTTTCAGGACCGCCACCCGCTTTATGTGCTCTATCTGACTTTGCCGCCAGAGCGGGTGGACGTCAACGTACATCCCGCCAAGGCGGAGGTGCGTTTTCGCGACAGCCGCGAGATACACGATTTTCTCTTTCATACTCTGCGGCGAGTCATTGCGGAGCAGGGTGGAGAGCATCCGCACGTCACCATACCGGTTCAGCCTTTGTCCAGGCCGTCGCCACCGGTCCAAAGTTCGGCGCCCGCCACCTATCCGACCCAGCGGCCGCTGAGCGCCGTATGGGATGGGGCAGGCGCTTACTGGGAACGTCTGGTGGCTAATGCCACGTCCCCTGTGCCCACAGCAGAGGTACAGGTTGCCGGGTTTGAGGAATTGGCGCCCAATTACCCCCTTGGCCAGGCTGTGGCACAGATTCACGCCCGTTTCATCCTCGCCCAAAATAGTGAGGGCTTGATCCTCGTCGACCAGCACGCTGCCCACGAGCGCATTCTCTATGAGAAGATGAAGAATGCGTCGCAACAACATGATAAACAGTCATTTATTATTCCGGAATATGTGCATCTAACGGCTGCGCAAATGGCGCGCTTCGACGAGCGACAGACCGATCTGCAAGCAGTGGGGCTGGAAATTAGCGTCGCCGGACCTGGCACACTAGCCATTCATGCGGCCCCCAAAGCTGTTGCGGCCACCACCTATGGGCAGATCGTGTCTGAGCTCCTCGCTGAAGAGCCTGTCTGGGCCGAAGGAGATGGCGACGCTGTCCTCGCCAACATGGCCTGCCGTGCCGCCATTAAAACGAGTCGCCGCCTCAACCTCGAAGAGATGAACAGTCTGTTGCGCCAACTGGAGACCACTCCGCGTTTCGGTCAATGCAATCACGGTCGGCCGACGGTGGTGCATTTCTCGCTGGCCGATCTCGACCGCCTTTTTCTGCGCGGGCGATGA
- the ndk gene encoding nucleoside-diphosphate kinase translates to MAVERTLSIIKPDAVRKNAIGAILGRFEQAGLRVAATKMMHLSRDEAGGFYAVHKARPFYGELCDFMCSGPVVVSVLEGEGAIAKNRDLMGATNPKDAAAGTIRADFADSIDANAVHGSDSAETAAWEISYFFGQREIFSR, encoded by the coding sequence ATGGCTGTTGAGCGCACTCTTTCCATCATCAAACCCGACGCCGTTCGAAAAAATGCCATCGGCGCCATTCTTGGTCGCTTCGAACAGGCAGGCCTGCGTGTCGCTGCCACGAAGATGATGCACCTCAGCCGTGATGAGGCAGGTGGTTTTTATGCGGTACATAAAGCACGACCGTTTTACGGTGAGTTGTGCGACTTCATGTGCAGTGGTCCGGTAGTGGTTTCGGTACTGGAAGGCGAGGGCGCCATTGCCAAAAACCGTGACTTGATGGGCGCCACCAACCCCAAAGATGCCGCTGCAGGGACGATTCGTGCTGATTTTGCTGACAGCATTGACGCCAATGCCGTGCATGGCTCAGACAGTGCTGAGACCGCAGCATGGGAAATCAGTTACTTTTTTGGTCAACGGGAGATTTTTTCGCGCTGA